The region ACCGGTCCGGTGCCGCCTCGGATGCCGACGTGAAGAAGGCCGTCGAGGCCGCCGACAAGGCTTTCAAGACGTGGAAGAAGACACTCCCCAAGGAGCGCCGGGATGTCTTCTTGAAGGCTGCTGAGATCtttgagaggaggaaggaggagctcggGGACTACATGATGCAGGAGACTGGTGCCCCTCGCCAGTGGGCCGACTTCAACTTGGACGTCGCGAAGGACTTCTGCCTTGACATTGGCGGCCGGATCCGCACTCTCGAGGGCACCATTCCCACCACTGCCGATCCTGAGACCGGCGCCATGATCGTCAGGGAGCCCTTTGGTGTCATTCTCGCCATTGCCCCATGGTATGTTGCCCTGATGGCACGCAGCGCTTCACATCAAAAGCTGACATGCAGACCAGGAACGCCCCCTACATCCTCGGCATCCGctccatcctcttccccatcgcCGCCGGCAACACGGCCATCCTCAAGGGCAGCGAAGCCTGCCCCCGCACCATGTGGGGCCTCTGCTCCGTCTTTCACGAGGCCGGCCTCCCCGCCGGCGTCCTCAACATGCTCGTCCACTCCCCCCAGGACGCCCCCCGCATCACGGCCAACCTCATCGCCGAGCCGGCCGTCAAGAAGATCAACTTCACCGGCTCCACCGGCGTCGGCCGCATCATCGGCCGTCTGGCGGGCGAGAACCTCAAGcccgtcctcctcgagctcggcggcaAGGCCCCCGCCATCGTCTGGGAGGACGCCGACCTCGACAACGCCGCCTTCCAGTGCGCCCTCGGCGCCTTCCTCAACAGCGGCCAGATCTGCATGTCTACCGAGCGCATCCTGGTTCACAAAAACGTCAAGGCCGAATTCGAGAAGAGGTTTGTCGGCGCCATTGACCAGATTTTCGGGTCTGCTCCCGACGCGCCTATCTTGATCAACAGCGCGGCTGtgaccaagaacaaggctCTCATCAAGGATGCGCTGGCCAAGGGCGGCGAGTTGCTGTACGGCAACCCTGACGCTGTGGAGAAGAGCGACACGAGGATGAAGCCGGTTGTGATCAACAATGCGAAcagggagatggagatctACCAGACGGAGAGCTTTGGGCCGTCGGTGGCGTTGTATGAGAttgagacggaggaggaggcgctggAGGTTGCGAACGACACCGAGTATGGTCTCACGTCGGCGGTCTTCACGGAGGAtctgaggagggggttgaggtttgCCAAGGAGATCGAGACGGGGGCGGTGCACATCAATAGCATGACGGTGCATGACGAGAGTGCGCTGCCGCACGGTGGCGCGAAGGCGAGCGGGTATGGGAGGTTCAATACTGCCACGGGGATGGCGGAGTGGGTGAGGACCAAGACTATCACTTACAAGTTTTAGGTGAGGGCTGTAAGGCTGGGGAAGGCAGGGGTAAATAAGGGGCTACTGCACATATGAATGAAGCATCTTGAACTGTACAGCTCTGGTCCATCAATGCGAATTGCTACAGATTGATTGCTATCGAGGTTGACGGCTATTAGGGGTATCTGTACCTACTGAAGGAGAATTAGATATCTGACTGGCAGAGATGGCGAAGTACCTCGGCTTCAAACCCCTTGAAAATTCCTTCTAGTCCCCGTATTCGGAATTCCTTACCTTCTCCCCTTCTCGCCACCATATACCACTCTAACAAGATGCCACCAAATCTTCACTAACAaacttcttcccccccccccccaacttcGTTCCCCGACCAAACAGGAAAAGAAGTCTTTCTCGTCACCGGCGCCACTTCAGGCATCAGGGTTCTCTGTCACACAACAGCCCTGCTCCCTCAATGGAAAACTCTGGATGGCAGCTCGCTTCCGAGTCCAAATTCTCAGCTGCC is a window of Podospora pseudopauciseta strain CBS 411.78 chromosome 1, whole genome shotgun sequence DNA encoding:
- a CDS encoding hypothetical protein (EggNog:ENOG503NV07; COG:C), which produces MSDAATYSVPFWINGEEYHAEKQYDVISPVTGKAIHRSGAASDADVKKAVEAADKAFKTWKKTLPKERRDVFLKAAEIFERRKEELGDYMMQETGAPRQWADFNLDVAKDFCLDIGGRIRTLEGTIPTTADPETGAMIVREPFGVILAIAPWNAPYILGIRSILFPIAAGNTAILKGSEACPRTMWGLCSVFHEAGLPAGVLNMLVHSPQDAPRITANLIAEPAVKKINFTGSTGVGRIIGRLAGENLKPVLLELGGKAPAIVWEDADLDNAAFQCALGAFLNSGQICMSTERILVHKNVKAEFEKRFVGAIDQIFGSAPDAPILINSAAVTKNKALIKDALAKGGELLYGNPDAVEKSDTRMKPVVINNANREMEIYQTESFGPSVALYEIETEEEALEVANDTEYGLTSAVFTEDLRRGLRFAKEIETGAVHINSMTVHDESALPHGGAKASGYGRFNTATGMAEWVRTKTITYKF